In one window of Vanrija pseudolonga chromosome 5, complete sequence DNA:
- the sua5 gene encoding Threonylcarbamoyl-AMP synthase, whose product MTVPPRTPVLSASPSDVGITPSAPNRLENPTFVTSPAVGAALATAAGHLRAGRTVAFPTETVYGLGAHSLNPDAVAKVYDIKGRPRDNPLIIHVSSLAMLRRLLPTNYALSPLYLALVDAYWPGPLTLLFPNPSPPPAPAPQTNGIRMPDHPLALALIAAADLPVSAPSANSSGRPSPTRAAHVAHDLDGAEGLGCILDGGACGVGVESTVVDGLGWKQGGGGSVNVLRPGGLGVEDIAKVVAAVDAKYGGYTDILVHGKPWRRGSTSTAPLPKPNPDAAPSTPGMKYRHYSPRVPVYLFLPSTVFPRPAISSSVTAPNEVVRALAAKTQGRAAEPKFGLLHYANSPLSKALASVSGVQMTPRSLGPDATSAAAALFDGLLELEADGTDAGVDAIIVEGCADDGLGLAVMERVGKAVGGGGVTGALGNGQGASDAGRFWVQV is encoded by the coding sequence ATGACCGTGCCGCCACGTACGCCGGTGCTGTCTGCGTCCCCCTCCGACGTGGGGatcacgccgtcggcgccgaacCGCCTCGAGAACCCAACCTTTGTCACCTCGCCTgctgtcggcgcggcgctcgccaccgccgcgggcCATCTGCGTGCCGGGCGCACGGTCGCGTTCCCTACCGAGACGGTGtacggcctcggcgcgcattCTTTGaaccccgacgccgtggccAAAGTCTACGACATCAAGGGCAGACCACGGGATAACCCGCTCATCATCCACGtgtcctcgctcgccatgctgcgccgcctcctgCCGACCAACTATGCCCTGTCGCCGCTCtacctcgccctcgtggACGCGTACTGGCCTGGACCGCTCACGCTGCTGTTCCCCAACCCTAGTCCGCCACCAGCCCCGGCCCCACAGACGAACGGCATCCGCATGCCCGACCATCcgttggcgctggcgctcatcgcggccgccgaTCTGCCCGTatcggcgccgagtgcgAACAGCTCCGGCCGGCCGTCCCCTACGCGCGCGGCACACGTcgcgcacgacctcgacggcgccgaaggGCTCGGGTGtatcctcgacggcggcgcatgtggggtcggcgtcgagagcACGGTCGTCGACGGACTCGGCTGGaagcagggcggcggcggcagcgtcaaCGTCCTCCGGCCTGGTGGACTCGGCGTGGAGGATATCGCAAAAGTCGTGGCCGCTGTGGACGCCAAGTATGGCGGATACACGGACATCCTCGTGCACGGCAAGCCATGGCGCCgtggctcgacctcgaccgcgccatTGCCAAAGCCCAACCCCGACGCGGCACCCTCCACACCCGGCATGAAGTACCGTCACTACTCGCCCCGCGTCCCAGTGTACCTCTTCCTCCCGTCGACCGTGTTCCCGCGCCCGGCGATCAGCTCGAGCGTCACCGCGCCAAACGAGGTGGTCCGCGCACTGGCAGCCAAGACGCAGGGTCGGGCCGCCGAGCCAAAGTTCGGCCTGCTGCACTATGCCAACTCACCCCTGTCCAAGGCACTGGCGTCGGTCTCAGGTGTGCAGATGACCCCGCGCAGCCTTGGCCCAGACGCTACGAGCGCTGCGGCTGCCCTCTTTGACGGCCTGCTGGAACTCGAAGCTGATGGCACTgatgccggcgtcgacgccatcatcgtcgagggttgcgccgacgacggcctcggcctcgctgtcATGGAGCGTGTAGGAAAGGCGgttggcggtggcggcgtcaccGGCGCCCTGGGCAACGGGCAAGGCGCGTCCGACGCCGGACGCTTCTGGGTGCAGGTCTAG